The Oryza brachyantha chromosome 6, ObraRS2, whole genome shotgun sequence region ACTGCCACCCTCCCATTCTGCACTAGATCATCAACTGCGAACTCCACGCGCACCATGGATGCATCAAACCAAGAAAACGCCATGCTATATATCTACGcttaataatcaattaatcaacGTCGTGATCACCTAATAGCGGCAGAATTGCAAATCGGATGTggaagaaatgatttggtccttaattaatcaatggaTAATTATGTATGATTCCGACTCGGACATGAAGCAGCAACAGCTCTAGTTCCGGCATGGAGTCCGACTCCGACGCGAACTGGGATAGCTCCGGCCGCTATAagcacgcgcggcggctcgccaACCATCGACGCATCATCAGTTCATCAATCATCACatctctcgatcgatcgatcgctcgccgccgcctcgttcTCGCGCTGCTAATCCTCCAAGCTCGCGCGGTTCCCCGAGACGTACCGGAGATGGGGACGAAGAAGTCGTGGTCCTCGAGGCTGAAGGCGAAATCGAAGAAGCCGGCGCCGAAGCTGGAGACGAGCTTCACCTGCCCGTTctgcagcgccgccggcgcggtggaGTGCGTCGTCGACCTCAAGCTCAAGATCGCCGAGGCCTCCTGCTACACATGCCTGGAGCGCTACTGCACCACCGCCCACGCGCTCACCGAGCCCATCGACGTCTACACCGAGTGGATCGACCAGTGCGAACTCGCCAAtgccaacgccgccgccgacgccgacgacgacgacgaccgccgccgcaagAGAAGTCGTACTAACTAGCTGGCCACCGTCGACGGCCACGACGATGTGTGTTTGCGTGGTCGTGTCAGGACTCTAGTTGATCAAGCTGTAGGAGGATAGAAGAAGAACACATATGTGACCGTGCATTCATCTGTCCATCACTTTTCACTTCTTTTGATAGGAACTAGCATGTTGCTCCACACGTACGactagtattttttaattgttaattcgaatttaaatttttctaaattatgtttttctatgaaaTCTCACTCATGtgtattctaaattgtactCGTTCCTGGACTCTTTTctgcataatatttaatttgtaattcatattttagatacttctaaattatatttatacatagactatttctcataattttacttatttttaactgaCATGTTTCATGTTcccaaattatatttatagtttgaCTATTCCCTTAATAAGGGAcaattgtaaatttgtcactAATTTAAAACgttattataaaattgtcactaaaaaattacaaaaataccacTAGAACTGTCATTTGAGTAACGTCCTtgtaatctagaaaaaaaccagtggcaaatttacaaatgcccctaatatcaattatttaaaaaccttTAATCCGAAATTTggaattttctaaattgtatttacatatggacttttttatttttaataccgaaactatatttctaatcagatttttttattaatatgttattttctagCCCATGAGAATGAACATGGTGGtttcttttcctattactatatatatatatatatatatatataatagatcactgtaaccatttttttttgaagatcCAACAAATGAAATTGATACTTCCTAGTTCCCCCTCTCATATTATGAgacatattgattttttttttcaaactcaaactttaaaaattctCCAAATTTATATAACAACGCATCAacatttttagtataaaacaaatatactattaaaatatattcaatggtctaataataaaactaatctaGTGTTCtatgtattttaaaacattttcaaCATTGTTTCGTATTCACTCCATTTGTTcaataatttctaaaaaaaaaaggataatctaaaatttaacagTGTCAAACATATACAATCAGACGAAAGAATATAACATCACAATCACTCCAAATACATACACATGCAATACAGTTGTATTATAGAaccatacaaaaaaaataacctcgttcaataaaatattactccctccgtttcataatgtaagatgtttgacttttttattgtaatatttgatcattcgttttattcaaaaagctatagaaatatcatttatttcgtctgtgacttactttattatcaaaagaactttaagcatgaattattattttttatatttatactaaattttttaataaaacgaatgatcaaacattagaattaaaaaaagccaaacactgaaatggattaaaaataaaatctacttCCGCGTAAATGCACTGAAACGGGCTAATCGAACAAATTATTGGCCCATTTTGAACTGAAGGCCTCCGAACTAAGTTCGTTAGGTGGAATACTTTTCGGCCGAGCCCAATGGGCCACAGGATGGGGTCTACCCACCTCGAGCACtcgaaacaaaacaaatggagAAGCAAACGCGGCCGCACCCAGcatccgcctccgcctccgcctcccctcctctccccggccgGGATCCCATCCGgcgcgcctcgccgtcggcggcgggggtggtggtggtggtgggggaaCGTGGTGGCAGCGGTTGTCAGCCATGCCCAGCTCGCCCAAGGTCTTCTCGtcggccacctcctcccgccgcagctccctcctccgccgcctcctctccacgCCGGCCTTCTCCGTCGCCTGCCTCCTCTTCGGCCTCGCGGggttcctcgccgccgcgctctcggTGTCCTGGGCTCCGTCCCACGCCCCGCGCGGCCGCTGCCCGGACTCCTCCCGCCCGctctccgtctccgtcgcgTGGGACCGGCGGCCTGGGGATGCCGCGGACGCCGGGGCGGGTGCCGTCGATCTCCCGGCGTCCCACGCGACCGGATCGCGCGGGAGGCACAAGGTGATGGCCTTCGTCGGAATCTTCACCGGGTTCGGCTCCGTCGGGAGGCGCCGCGCGCTGCGGCGGACGTGGCTCCCCTCGGATCGGCAGGGTCTCCTTCGGTTAGTCGCTGGTATCACAGTTCGGTAGTTCGTGTTTACATGTGCTGCTCGAGATCTGgatttagttttagttttagtgTTCAACTGCCGATGTTGCTACTTACCTAACTACGGGAGTGGAGTTGAAGTAAATTGcttatttagagttgattagGTAATTTCATTCGTTCATCTCCCTGAAATCGATTGGAATTGAAGTAATTACTCATTAGATAATCTCATGTTCATTTCTCTGATCTAGATTCAACTTTATGGAAAATGCTGGTCATTTACACAACTGATCACTGTCAAATTACCACCGTTCATACAGATCTAGTTCACTATAAGCTGGTAGAATTAACTCCACTTCTGGTAGATCTGCTTCTTTGTAGAATTATGCTGCTATTCTAGAAT contains the following coding sequences:
- the LOC102702200 gene encoding transcription elongation factor 1 homolog, producing MESDSDANWDSSGRYKHARRLANHRRIISSSIITSLDRSIARRRLVLALLILQARAVPRDVPEMGTKKSWSSRLKAKSKKPAPKLETSFTCPFCSAAGAVECVVDLKLKIAEASCYTCLERYCTTAHALTEPIDVYTEWIDQCELANANAAADADDDDDRRRKRSRTN